AAATGTAACGCTTGTCGCCGAGATCATTGACCTTGGTTTCATCCGAGGTCAACTCGATCACGACGTCCGGCGCCTTGCCCTCCGCGTCCAGTTTGTAGATGCGGCGCTGCTTTTTGGGGACACCGAACACGACGAGAACATCGGGTGAGATGCTCTGGCGGACGCCGCGCTCATCGAGATAATAGAGAAAGATGTTGCCGCTGACATACACCAGCGGCTGCTCGCGAAAATGCTCCTCGAGGGCATGGAGCAAATCGAGCATGAGGCGGCGATGAACATCGGTCTCTGCCATGGGCCTCCCATCGGAAGCGGGAAGATATTCCTCCGGGTAAGAACGCTCCGGCGTAAGAATCGGGCTGCCTGTTGCGGACATGGTATTCACCTCACACTGTTGCAATCGCGCTAAAAATAGCCATCTCGGCCGGTAAATGCAAGATCGGCGATCACACGAATTCCCGGCTGCGGCTTTCGCGTCATGACAAACTCAAAGTCTCATCGGCGGGAAAGGCGCAGGCTCATTTCACGCCCAGCAAATAATCGCCGATCACATGCGTGGCCGCCTCCCATTCTTTCAGCGGCGCCGGCCAACTGCGATCCTGCGCCCGGCGCAGATAGACGATTTGCGCGAGATGATACAAATCATGCTGGGCGATGTGGAGCGCGGCCACGCCCAGCTTCTCGCGATCCTTGCCGTCCAGCGCAACACGCTCGACCAGCAGCCCGCCATCGTCTTCGCAGGCCTGCACGACTTCCCGAACCTGGCGGTGGCTGTGTTCCAGGCCGGCCGCCAACTCCTCCGCGCCGCCGGCCGGGACATCGGCGACCTGCGGCTCGACGCCCAGCCGCCGCAGGAACCAGGCATTCACCCGCACGAGATGGCGGCAGATTTCGCCAATGCTGCGCGATTCAGCGGCCGGCTTCCAACGCAGTTGTTCGGGCGGAATATCCTGCAGCACCAGCAACACCGGCTTTTCACAGGCCTGCAGCACCTCTAGTGTCATCGCGATTTTCGTGCGATTCATTGCCTCTCCTGGTTTTCTCTTCCATGAGTCTGACTCGACTCTACACATGCGCCGGCGGCTGCAGCGGCGCGATCTTGCCCTCCGCCAGCAGCTTTTGATATTGATTCCACGACATCGCGGGCTTGCCGCCGCTTTGATCCTGCATGGTGATGCAGCCCTCCGCCGGGCAAACCAGCAGGCACATGTTGCAGCCCACGCATTTTTCTGTGATCACTTCATAGTGATTGGTGCCGTTGCGTTTTTCCATGCGAATGCTCTGATGGCAGCCGTCTTCGCAAGCGATGTAGCACAGCCCGCAGTGAATGCAGAGCTTTTGGTCGATTTGCGCCGTGATCGCATAGTTGAGATCGAGATTGCCCCAGTCGGTGACGCGGTCGAGCGACTTGCCGATGAAATCCCGCGTGCAGGTGAAACCCTTCTCCCGCATCCAGTTTTCCATGCCTTCGATCATGCCCGCGACGATGCGAAAGCCGTAGTGCATGACCGCGGTGCAAACCTGCACGCTGGTCGCGCCCACCAGCATGAATTCCACTGCATCACTCCAGCTTTGGATGCCGCCGATGCCGCTGAGCGGCACGCGCCGCGGCGCCTGTTCATCGGCGGCGACTTGCTGCACCATGTTGAGCGCGATCGGTTTCACCGCCGGGCCGCAATAGCCGCCGTGCGAGGATTGCCCGCGCACCGCCGGCCGCGGCACGAACGTGTCGAGATCGATGCCGGTAATCGAGTTGATGGTGTTGATCATCGACAGGGCATCGGCGCCGCCGCGCACTGCCGCGCGCGCGATGTAGCGAATGTCCGTGACATTGGGCGTGAGCTTGATCATCACCGGCGTGGTCGCCACTTCCTTCACCCATTCGGTGATTTGGCAGGCATACTCCGGCACCTGCCCCACCGCCGATCCCATGCCGCGCTCACTCATGCCGTGCGGACAGCCGAAATTCAGTTCCAGCCCGTCGCAGCCGGTGTCCTCCGTGCGCTTGACGATGTCATGCCAGGCCGCGCGCGTGGAATCGACCATGAGCGACACCAGCAGGGCATTTTTCGGATAGCGCTTTTTGATGTCGGCAATCTCGCGCAGATTGTCCGCCAGCGGCCGGTCGGTGATCAACTCGATGTTGTTGAGTCCCAGCACCCGCTGGTTGGCATAATGCACCGCGGAATAGCGGCTGCTGACGTTGACGATCGGCTCGCCGATGGTTTTCCACACCGCGCCGCCCCAGCCCGCCTCGAAAGCGCGCGCCACTTGATAGGCGCTGTTGGTGGGCGGCGCCGAGGCCAGCCAAAACGGATTGGGTGATTTGATGCCGCAGAAATCAATGGAAAGATCAGGCATGAGTGCACCTCTTTTGCTCAAGGGCCATGGAAATCTCAGCGCCGGCGCACATGCGGAACGCGGTCTGCGCCGGCTATGCAAGGATGCCGCGCCGGCAATCAGCGCGCGGCCCGGTTGGAATTCAAATACTGCAGGATGCCGCGGGCGGCAATTTTGCCCATTTCCACTGCATCCACGACTTCGCTGCCGCCGTTGACGCAGTCACCGCCGGCAAAAAAGCCCGGCACGGAAGTCGCGCCGGTGGCGGGATCAACAACCACCCGCTTGCCCTCCATTTTGAGTTCGGGAATCGTTTGGTAGAGTTCGTAGAGAGCGTCCTGGCCGAGCGCCGCCACGACCATGTCACAAGCAATGGTGTGAAACGAATCGGGGATTTCCTGCAAGCGCTGGCCTTTGGCGCCGGGCTGAACCTGGACGCATTCCAAGCCAACCACTTTGCCGTGCGCGCCCACGATCCGTTTGGGCAGCGTATGCCACAGGAATTGCACGCCATCGGATTTTGCCAGCGCGTATTCGTAGGCAAAGGCGGGCATCTCGGCTGCGCCGCGGCGATAGACGATCGTGACCTTTTCCGCGCCCAACCGGCGCGCGGCCGTGGCCACGTCGATCGCGGTGTTGCCCGCGCCGATCACCACCACGTTTTCACCCACGACACATTCCGCGAGGGCGCCCAGCCGCGTCGGCATGATGAAATCCAACGCTTCGAACGCGCCGGTCAACTCTTCGCCCGCGATGCCCAAGCTGGCGGTTTTGCCCAAGCCCGTGCCCAGAAATACGGCATCGTACTCCTGCAGCAACCGACTCACCGGCAAGTCTTTGCCGACCGGCGTGTTGAAACGGATGGGAATGCCAATCTGCTGCACGTAAGCCACCTCGGCACGGGCAAATTCGGTGTTGACCTTGTACGCCGCAATGCCGGAGGTGTTGAGTCCGCCGGCAAATTCCTTGGCTTCATAAACCATGGCCTCGACGCCGAGTTTGATCAGCTCGTGCGCGCAGGACAAGCCGGCCGGCCCCGCGCCAATGACCGCAGCTTTTTTGCCGAGCGGCTGGCCGGTAGTGAAAAATTGCAGATTGCGCTCCAGCACGTGATCGGTGGCGTAGCGCTGCAGCCGCCCGATTTGAATCGGCTTCTCATTGAGGCCGTGCAACACGCAAGCGCCTTCGCACAGCACCTCGGTGGGGCAGGCGCGCGCACAGGTGCCGCCGAAGATATTCGCGGACAAAATCGTGCGGCCCGCGCCCGCGACATCGCGCTCGAGGATTTGACGAATGAACTTCGGCACGTCGATGCCGGTGGGGCAGGCGCGGATGCAGGGCGCATCGTAGCAAAACAGACAGCGTGCCGCTTCCAGCAGGGCTTCGTTGGGAGTGTAGCGGGGCGCCAGATCGGCAAAGTTCTGCGCGAGTTGTTCCGCGCTCAAGCGCGTGGGTTGCAGACTCATAGTCGCCTTTCCGTGTCTGGTGAAGGGATGATCGAAATCACGTCGACAAAGCCGTTGAGTGAATCACAGGCCGTAGGGCTTGCGCGGCAGGAAGCGCCCGGCACCGCGCTCGACCCGCAAATCGCCCTCTTTGTAAACCAGCTTGCCGCTTGCAATCACGTGAGTGGGATTGCCTTTCACCGTCATGCCTTCGAAGATGCTGCGGTCCACCCGGTGATGCTGCGTCTTTGCGCTGATGGTGCGCGTTTTTTCAGGATCGAAAACGACGAGATCGGCATCCGAGCCCACGGCGATCGTGCCCTTGCGCGGGTAGAGTCCGAAAATGCGGCAGGCCGTGGTGGTGAAGAGATTGACGAATTCCTGCGGCGAAAGCCGGCCGCCGTGCACGCCATGATGCCAGAGCAGACTCATGCGGTCTTCAATCGCCGGGCAGCCGTTGGGAATCAAGGTGAAATTGTCCTTGCCCATCGCCTTTTGCTGCATGGTGAAGGGGCAATGATCGGTGCCGGTGGCTTGAATCATGCCGGCTTTGATGCCGTCCCACAAGGCGGCGGGATTGCCGGCGGGCCGGAACGGCGGGCTCATGACGTAAGCCGCGGCTTCGAAGCCGGGTTGGCGATAGACTTCATCGTCGAGCACGAGGTGATTGATCAGCGACTCGGCATACACGTGGCGCTGGCCGCGCAAGCGGGCGGCGATCACCGCGTCGAGCGCGGCTTTGCACGACAGATGCACAATGTAAACCGGCACGCCCACCACCTCCGCAATGCGAATCACGCGGTTGGTGGCCTCGCCTTCGACTTCCGGCGGCCGTGAGAGGGCATGAGACTGCGGCCCGGTTTTGCCCTCGGCCAGGAGTTTGCGCTGCAGGTTCCACACCAAGTCGCCGTTTTCCGCATGCACCGTGGCAATGCCGTTCAGCTCCTTTACCCGGCAGAAGCTGTGATAGAGCTGATCATCATTGAGCATGAGCGCGCCTTTGTAGGCCATGAAATGCTTGAAGCTGGTGAGGCCGCGCTCGCGCACCACGACCGCCATCTCCTCCGCGACTTGCTCGCTCCACCAGGTGATGGCCATGTGGTAGGAGTAGTCCGCCACCGCGATTTTGGCCTTCTCATCCCATTGCCGCAGCGCCTCGAGTAGCGACTGATTGGCGTTGGGAATGCAAAAGTCGATGATGGTGGTGACCCCGCCGCAGATGCCCGCCACGGTGCCGGATTCGAAGTCATCTGCGCTCACCGTGCCCATGAAAGGCAGCGCCATGTGCACGTGGGGATCGAGGCCGCCGGGCATGACCAGCAAGCCGGTGGCATCAATCACTTCGGTGCCCGCCGGCACCGCGAGTTTCGCGCCGATCGCGCGAATGATGCTGCCTTCGCAATACACCTCGGCCTGGTAACGGTCGGTGCCGGTGAGGATTTCACCGCCGCGAATGAGGAGTTTTGTCATGATGTTCTCCTTTGCCGCTCAAGTTTGCGCGTTGCTGATGCTGGCAGGGTTTGCCATTGCCTATTCTAAGAAACCATATGCCTTCCCTATTTTCCCCACAACAAGTACACGCCGAAGACCATGGCCAGAAAACAAAAGATCCATAATACCACCGGCCCCGCGGCCCCGCGAAATTTGAATCCCAGGGCCTCGAGTTCGATCGGGCCGGAAACCACGACCTGGAGCAACAACACAATGCAAAATGCAGAAATTGCCGACAACGGCACGCCAACCGACGCGGCATAGTGTTTTTCGATGATCTGCAGCAGCCAGCTATTGTCCGATGTGGTGGACCGCAGGGAATGATAGACCAGGAAGCCGACGAAATAGCAGGCCCACAGGGCGGTGCCGAGCACGATTCCCCAATTGGCATAACGCCGTAAGCGATTGTCGATGGCTGGTTGTTTGATTTCTGTTTCCATGAAGACCTGTTTGCGAGGTGAGCAGCCTGAGGAAACGGAGGAACGGGCTGTGCTCTTTTTCCTCCATTTCTGAAAAAACACGAGTGCACTGACGCCTTTGGAAGTCTATCCTCTCTCCGCCGCCATCCTGTCAAGGATCATGTGAGAATTTGGGCGCTGCGCCGAATGCTGCACCCGATTTGGCGGAATGACATTTTCAAACCGAACAGCCGTACGCGTTTCGAGAATTAGTCGCGGCGAGATCAACCACCGGAGCGCGAAGAGAGCAGAGATGAGACCGGACTATTCGCCTGCTTGGCGTCCTCGCGGTTCGAATCTTTGCCATTCTCGCAAAGATACAATCTCAAACCGGCCTAAAGATTCCACGCCCCCAGCGCCAAAACGATACTGCCCGCCACGTAGGCAGCTTCGTTATTGACGTTGCCGGACAATACCAGACCCAAACCGAGTATCTGTTTCACATGGGTAATCACTTGCGCTTTGGCCAGCAGGCTCGGCGCCTTGACGGAACGAACCCGCCCGCGACTGCTTTCCGAGTCATAATACCAGCGCGTCAACCCCGCGCCCAGGCTCAGCGACGCTTCCAGATACGGCAGGGAGTGTACAAAGCCGTAGCTCGCCCACCATGACTTGATCTCCCAAGCTTCGATCATCTGATGGTCGAGGCCAATCGACACCAAGCGGTGCTTGCGGCGAAAGTGTGCACTGGCGTTGAAATGAAGGAAAGCTTCCCACGAAGTCCAATACCGGCCACTGATATCCGCGGAAGCCACGCCCAACCCGCCCTGGAGCCAGAAAGCATGAGGCCCGGTCTTGCCGTCCTGCTGATCACCCTGACCGTCGCTTTGAATCAGGCCCTGTTTTTCCTGCCTCACCTCGAGCGGCCGCATCATCCTGCTCGTTGCGCTGCCGGCCCAATGCTTGCTTTGTGCCGGCGCCGTTTCGAACAGGCCGGCTGCAGCAAGCAGCGCTGCGATGCAAACACGGGCAGATTTTCCGTTCATACACCACCTCCCGCGGCAACGTCGCAGCGTTCGCCGCGCTTACGCCGCTTCCACTTCGGACAGCACGCGATCCAGCGTGTCGGTGAGAAAATCCGCATCACCTTGCGTGAGGCACATCGGCGGCTTGATGCGCAGCACATTGCCGTGCAAACCGCCTTTGCCGATCAGCAGGCCGTTGTTCTTGGTGCGTTCCATCACCTCGGCGGTTTCAGCGGTGGCGGGTTCCTTGGTGCTGCGGTCTTTCACCAGCTCCACCCCCAGCATCAAGCCCAAGCCGCGCACCTCGCCGATCAGCCGGTGTTTGTCCATCAAGCCGGTGAGTTTCTCTTTCAAGTAGTTTCCGACTTGCGCGGCGTTCGCCTGGGTGCCCTCTTTGTCGATCACCTCGAGCGTCGCCAGTCCCTGCACCATCGAAACCGGGTTGCCGCCAAAGGTGTTGAACCAGATTTTTTGTGACATCACTGCGGCGATCTCGCGGCGGGTAGTGAGCGCGCTCAGCGGAATGCCGTTGCCGATACCCTTGGCCATCGCGATGGCATCCGGCGTCACGCCCCAGTTTTGAATGCCCCAGTAATGGCTGCCGGTGCGGCCGAAGCCGGTTTGCACTTCATCGGCGATGAACAGGCCGCCATACTTTTTCACAATCTCATACACGATCTTGAAGTATTCCGGCGGCGGCGTCACCGTGCCGCCCACCCCCTGAATCGGCTCGCCGATGAACGCCGCGACTTTGCCGCTGGTGTTGTGCTTGATCACGTTTTCCACGTCGCGGGCGCAGTGCAGATCACAGGCGGGATAGGTCTTGCCGAACGGACAGCGGTAGCAATAGCCCGGCGCGACGTGATGAATGTTGCCGGCAGCCGGAATCGGATACTTCCAGGTGCTGTGGCCGACCAGGCTCATGGTGGCGAGGCCGGCGCCGTGATAGCAGTTGCGCAACGCCAGCACGTCGAGGTTGCCGGTGAACAGCCGCGCCATGGTGAGGGCGAGATCGTTGGTTTCACTGCCGGAATTGGTGAAGAAGGTGACCTTCAGGTCCGGGCTGGGCATTTTTTCCGCGAGCTTTTTGGCGAGCAGCGGCATGGCGGGATGCAGATAGATGGTGGTGGCGTGCTGCAGCTTGTCGATCTGCGCCTTGGTTCTGGCGATCACCTCGGGATGGCAGTGGCCGACGCTGATGGTGACGATGCCGCCGAGCGCATCGAGATATTGCCGGCCGGTGTCGTCGTAGAGGTATTGCATGTGGCCGCGCACCAGATTGATCGGCTCGCGATAGTACATGAACACCGCCGGCGGCAGATACTCGCGCCGCAAGGCCAAAACCTGGTCGCGGCTCAATTCGTTTTCGGAAGCAACCGTTTCGGCGGGTTGGGCGCCGGGGTTGGGTTCACGCGCATGGACCTGAGCAGTGGGGGCAACGACGGTCGCTTGCATGGCCGGCTCCTCTTGGGTGAGATCGAAACAGGCAACGGATTTTTTGGGGAAAGAGCGCTCGCGCGCAGGCGAAAAAGCGGGGGCAAAATACAAAACCGGTGGTGGAAATGCAAGAGGGATGAGGCCGGCGGCGGCATGCCTGCAGTCACGGGAGCTGTCACGCTGCAAGCATCTTGTGACAATCAACGGCGATGCTGAGTTGAAAGAAGATTCGCTCCAGGATGGCAATCTCCCTCCGTGACTGAGGCATTGTCCGGCCGCCCGTGGCCGGTGCGCTTGTCCCTTCCCATCTTCCTGCCAGCAGGTTCAGCCCGCTGCTCCGGCTTGGTCAAATCTCTTGCCGGCGGCGCGAGGGAACATTATCTAACCGGCAGAAGAATGTCAAACGATACTTTAGCCGAAGCGCAGGGCTTCTGTCATTGATGGAACAAACACGGCCTGCTGGCTTCTCATGCTGCAAAGCATGCTCTTCAGTAAGAAGGTGGCGCTTTTGCCGGGAGGCGCACGCTCGAGTTGCACAAGATGCTTGCGGCACACGCGCCGATGCGGTAATGGATGCTTGCCGCATCACCCGCATGGCCGGCCCTCATGTGGCTGAAACATTGCAGAAAAGCGAAAGCCGGCAGTGCCGGCTTTCGCTTGTGCAGAAGTAATGAAGAGAGGCAACGCTGTGGCCTCGGGAAAAGCGCGCCGCCGTTATTTTTGCAAAACCATCTTGCGCACCTGCCTGTGCTGGCCGGCGGTGACTTTGTACAGATAGATGCCGGTTGCCACGGCCCGGCCGGCCTCATCGCGGCCATCCCACACCGCGCTGTGATAACCCGCCGGTTGCGCCGCCTGATTCACCAGCGTGCGCACCTTGCGGCCGAGCTGATCATAAATCACCAGCGATACCACCGCGGCCTCAGGCAGGTTGTAGCGAATGCTGGTTTCCGGATTGAAGGGATTGGGGAAGTTCTGCAGCAGCTCGAACTGCTCCGGCACCAGCGCGATGGCGCCGGCTTGTTTGGAGACGAACTCCGGCTTGCCGACCAGCAGCTTCAGCCGCTTTTGCACCGGCTGTGTGCCGCTGCGAAAGGCGTATTCGGCTTTCGCGCGCAGGTTTTGAGCGAGGCCCAGCGCTTCATCGATCAGATACACCTCGACGTTCGCGGGGAAGTCGCCGACCAAAGCGAAGCGCACGCGCACCTCACGCTGGGTTTGATTGGTTGCCACTTCGAAATCCCACACCTGATCCGCCTCGTGGCTGGCGCGGAAATCCGTGCAGAAATTCTCAGCCGGCTGCCGCCATTCCGGATGTGGGAAGGAGACTGAAACATAGTCACCGATCACCGGCGGCTCCGCCATTTCCGTGGCATCGTAGTCTGCGCTAGCCGACTGGCGAATGCCTGCCCAGTTGAGTTGATCCTGGGCCTCGCCGGCGCGCGCACTGATCTGCACTGCCCATTCACCAGCCTGCCACGCCATTGCCGGCGCATTGACTTTGCCAATGCGGCCGGGCACTGCCACCGGCTGCACGATCAAGCGCAAGGGCGCAGAGGTCGAGACGCCCTGACCGCGCACGACATAGATGGCATAACCGCGCCAGGGATCCATCACGTCGGAGAAGGTCCATTGCCGCTCGAATGACCACAAACTCACGGTATCCTTGTCGGCATTGATCAAACGCAGCGAGCGCTTGTGCACCGGGAAGTTGAAGGGCGTGGCAATCAGGTTCCAGCCTTCCTGCACCGTCAGGGTGTCGGGGCATACGGTGCGCCGGGTTTGTCCCGGGCCGCTGTCGAACACCGTGTCCTGCTTGCGCGTGATCGCGAAGAAGGCCCGGCCCGGCGTGAACGTCCGCGCTTTGGTGCCTTCCTGCCAGCGCGTGGCCTGCGGATTCTGCGGCACGTAGTCGAACAAGCGCCATTGCTTGGCATCATACGCGCCGAGATCATCCTTCAAGACGTTGATCGCGTTGCTGTCATCCAGATCATAGGGAATCGAGATCAATTGATAGCTGGTGGTGGAATCTCCGGAAACCAGCGGCACGGGCCGGCCGTCGGAATCGATGCGGAAATCGCCCTCGCCAGTGACGCGCGTGCGGAGGGGATACCAATACTCGCCGTCATGATCCAGCGCCAGCGCGCCGCTGTTGTCATCATCACCGTAACAGGTGGGACTGTTGAGCGGGCCGTAGGCCATATTGGGGCCATTAAAAGCAGCAGGCACGTTGTCGCGCGCCATGGCGCGGAACTCAATGCCGCGGCGTGTGACGCCGGCGATCGGAATCGTGAAGCGGAAGGTGTCGGTCCGGCTCACGCGGAAGGCCGGCACTGGCGGCGCTTCCGTGGCGGCCCCGCCCAAGCGGTAATGCACCCACACCGTGTCCACGCCAGAAAGGCTGTCGGTGACCACCAGCCGGTCGAGGAAATCCTGGCCGCTCAGTGCGATGTTGTTGCTGAGTGATTTGACGCGGCGGATCTCCGGCGGGCACATGTCGAAGCGATAGTGCGCGGCCGAGTAGTTTGCCGGGTTGATGTTGCCGGCGGAATCCGCCAGCCAGACATAGAGGCTGTCATCGCCGCAAAGATCTTCGGAGTTGAACAGCACGGAAAACCTTGCCGTGTCGCCGGCCGCGCGAGTCAGTTCAGCCTCGCCCTGGGCCTCGATTTGGCTTTTGGGCGGAGTTTTGAATTTCCAGAAGACCCGGGCGGCATCACGGGCATTGCCCGGCAGCCTGAAGGAGAATCGCATGAGTTGGCCGGCACCAAACCAGGTGGAAGATTGAATCTCAGTTGAAAGCACGCCATTGCTGATATGCCGTTTCCAGGGGCCATTGGAATTGCTGGTGGGGCGTCCGGCGCTGGTGGTATCAAACCTGATTGTCCGGTTCGGTTCCGGCGGCCAGCGATAGGCATTGGCATGGCCCGAATTTCCGGCTTTGTCGATCACCCAGACATAGACGAACCAATTGCCCTGCCCGTCCTTACCCTTTTGCCTCAGTTTGTTCAGCGTTAGATTCACACACGTCAGCGAGGCGGTGGTGTCACTGGTTGCCAAGCGATAGAAACCGCCATTGGCCGTGTCTGCCGCAGAGGTGGGGCGCGTATTAGGATCGCGCACGAATCGCCAGCGCACCTCGGCAATATCGCGGCCGTCTTGCACCTGCCAGCAGAATGGGATGCTGCCGCCGTTGGTATAGTAGGCATAGCCGCCGGGCCAGGTGTAGCCGCCGCTGAGGTACAGGTTGCGCACCACCGGCGTGCCGACGTAGTAGTACAGCGGGCTGTAGAAGGGGCTGTTGTTGTAGCCCGAAGTGCCGTTGGTGCCGTCCAGCCAGATCCAGCAATAGTTGCGGCCGGCGGCCACGACGTTCCGCAGCGGAATCTTGAAGCACAGCGTGCCGCCACTGACCACCGGGACGGCGCTGCCG
The window above is part of the bacterium genome. Proteins encoded here:
- the hydA gene encoding dihydropyrimidinase, with translation MTKLLIRGGEILTGTDRYQAEVYCEGSIIRAIGAKLAVPAGTEVIDATGLLVMPGGLDPHVHMALPFMGTVSADDFESGTVAGICGGVTTIIDFCIPNANQSLLEALRQWDEKAKIAVADYSYHMAITWWSEQVAEEMAVVVRERGLTSFKHFMAYKGALMLNDDQLYHSFCRVKELNGIATVHAENGDLVWNLQRKLLAEGKTGPQSHALSRPPEVEGEATNRVIRIAEVVGVPVYIVHLSCKAALDAVIAARLRGQRHVYAESLINHLVLDDEVYRQPGFEAAAYVMSPPFRPAGNPAALWDGIKAGMIQATGTDHCPFTMQQKAMGKDNFTLIPNGCPAIEDRMSLLWHHGVHGGRLSPQEFVNLFTTTACRIFGLYPRKGTIAVGSDADLVVFDPEKTRTISAKTQHHRVDRSIFEGMTVKGNPTHVIASGKLVYKEGDLRVERGAGRFLPRKPYGL
- a CDS encoding choice-of-anchor D domain-containing protein gives rise to the protein MKRSVLYLTLAMTALGSLSLWAQEKPQLIRMTFRVNNQPVTCTGNAKVSMTLTFDTAMDKATFPQVKFGLQSPPSLELPMVDREWVDTITFFASFDINEDVPSTGDGRYTFLISGAKAAGEGPTMAETSSDTITNVRGDTATLFIDRSGLLATTSTDSLVFGTIKAGALRDSVIYVENEGCANITITGYTANNSLRPFALIQAPVNAVVPGGDRLALTVRFSPVNRRLAQNRLWIYFTSATQKKDSLSVKLRGESTGPRLVVLPGDTLRFGRVQVNTAVTSTVQVVNDTVGAKNFSEPLQISALQTNDAEVFQLDTKSLNIAPGDTKQVKVTFKPTTVKQYLGLLFFQTNDLTLPEGRRALPLKGSANPTPQPPPPITTIEVNWSAYGGYQGYLSADTLQICLPANVANVAFVRWKIIPNFIAPQSPTDFTGSAVPVVSGGTLCFKIPLRNVVAAGRNYCWIWLDGTNGTSGYNNSPFYSPLYYYVGTPVVRNLYLSGGYTWPGGYAYYTNGGSIPFCWQVQDGRDIAEVRWRFVRDPNTRPTSAADTANGGFYRLATSDTTASLTCVNLTLNKLRQKGKDGQGNWFVYVWVIDKAGNSGHANAYRWPPEPNRTIRFDTTSAGRPTSNSNGPWKRHISNGVLSTEIQSSTWFGAGQLMRFSFRLPGNARDAARVFWKFKTPPKSQIEAQGEAELTRAAGDTARFSVLFNSEDLCGDDSLYVWLADSAGNINPANYSAAHYRFDMCPPEIRRVKSLSNNIALSGQDFLDRLVVTDSLSGVDTVWVHYRLGGAATEAPPVPAFRVSRTDTFRFTIPIAGVTRRGIEFRAMARDNVPAAFNGPNMAYGPLNSPTCYGDDDNSGALALDHDGEYWYPLRTRVTGEGDFRIDSDGRPVPLVSGDSTTSYQLISIPYDLDDSNAINVLKDDLGAYDAKQWRLFDYVPQNPQATRWQEGTKARTFTPGRAFFAITRKQDTVFDSGPGQTRRTVCPDTLTVQEGWNLIATPFNFPVHKRSLRLINADKDTVSLWSFERQWTFSDVMDPWRGYAIYVVRGQGVSTSAPLRLIVQPVAVPGRIGKVNAPAMAWQAGEWAVQISARAGEAQDQLNWAGIRQSASADYDATEMAEPPVIGDYVSVSFPHPEWRQPAENFCTDFRASHEADQVWDFEVATNQTQREVRVRFALVGDFPANVEVYLIDEALGLAQNLRAKAEYAFRSGTQPVQKRLKLLVGKPEFVSKQAGAIALVPEQFELLQNFPNPFNPETSIRYNLPEAAVVSLVIYDQLGRKVRTLVNQAAQPAGYHSAVWDGRDEAGRAVATGIYLYKVTAGQHRQVRKMVLQK
- a CDS encoding aspartate aminotransferase family protein, translating into MQATVVAPTAQVHAREPNPGAQPAETVASENELSRDQVLALRREYLPPAVFMYYREPINLVRGHMQYLYDDTGRQYLDALGGIVTISVGHCHPEVIARTKAQIDKLQHATTIYLHPAMPLLAKKLAEKMPSPDLKVTFFTNSGSETNDLALTMARLFTGNLDVLALRNCYHGAGLATMSLVGHSTWKYPIPAAGNIHHVAPGYCYRCPFGKTYPACDLHCARDVENVIKHNTSGKVAAFIGEPIQGVGGTVTPPPEYFKIVYEIVKKYGGLFIADEVQTGFGRTGSHYWGIQNWGVTPDAIAMAKGIGNGIPLSALTTRREIAAVMSQKIWFNTFGGNPVSMVQGLATLEVIDKEGTQANAAQVGNYLKEKLTGLMDKHRLIGEVRGLGLMLGVELVKDRSTKEPATAETAEVMERTKNNGLLIGKGGLHGNVLRIKPPMCLTQGDADFLTDTLDRVLSEVEAA
- a CDS encoding DinB family protein translates to MNRTKIAMTLEVLQACEKPVLLVLQDIPPEQLRWKPAAESRSIGEICRHLVRVNAWFLRRLGVEPQVADVPAGGAEELAAGLEHSHRQVREVVQACEDDGGLLVERVALDGKDREKLGVAALHIAQHDLYHLAQIVYLRRAQDRSWPAPLKEWEAATHVIGDYLLGVK
- a CDS encoding Uma2 family endonuclease, whose amino-acid sequence is MSATGSPILTPERSYPEEYLPASDGRPMAETDVHRRLMLDLLHALEEHFREQPLVYVSGNIFLYYLDERGVRQSISPDVLVVFGVPKKQRRIYKLDAEGKAPDVVIELTSDETKVNDLGDKRYIYATLGVREYFIFDPLQETMRPPLRGFRLENGDYVPLRGSRLNSEVLGLELRVEQDTLRLYDRKTGKRLLTPQEAEAARREAEAKAEREARERQAADAELARLRDELKKLRGE
- a CDS encoding NAD(P)-dependent oxidoreductase encodes the protein MSLQPTRLSAEQLAQNFADLAPRYTPNEALLEAARCLFCYDAPCIRACPTGIDVPKFIRQILERDVAGAGRTILSANIFGGTCARACPTEVLCEGACVLHGLNEKPIQIGRLQRYATDHVLERNLQFFTTGQPLGKKAAVIGAGPAGLSCAHELIKLGVEAMVYEAKEFAGGLNTSGIAAYKVNTEFARAEVAYVQQIGIPIRFNTPVGKDLPVSRLLQEYDAVFLGTGLGKTASLGIAGEELTGAFEALDFIMPTRLGALAECVVGENVVVIGAGNTAIDVATAARRLGAEKVTIVYRRGAAEMPAFAYEYALAKSDGVQFLWHTLPKRIVGAHGKVVGLECVQVQPGAKGQRLQEIPDSFHTIACDMVVAALGQDALYELYQTIPELKMEGKRVVVDPATGATSVPGFFAGGDCVNGGSEVVDAVEMGKIAARGILQYLNSNRAAR
- the preA gene encoding NAD-dependent dihydropyrimidine dehydrogenase subunit PreA is translated as MPDLSIDFCGIKSPNPFWLASAPPTNSAYQVARAFEAGWGGAVWKTIGEPIVNVSSRYSAVHYANQRVLGLNNIELITDRPLADNLREIADIKKRYPKNALLVSLMVDSTRAAWHDIVKRTEDTGCDGLELNFGCPHGMSERGMGSAVGQVPEYACQITEWVKEVATTPVMIKLTPNVTDIRYIARAAVRGGADALSMINTINSITGIDLDTFVPRPAVRGQSSHGGYCGPAVKPIALNMVQQVAADEQAPRRVPLSGIGGIQSWSDAVEFMLVGATSVQVCTAVMHYGFRIVAGMIEGMENWMREKGFTCTRDFIGKSLDRVTDWGNLDLNYAITAQIDQKLCIHCGLCYIACEDGCHQSIRMEKRNGTNHYEVITEKCVGCNMCLLVCPAEGCITMQDQSGGKPAMSWNQYQKLLAEGKIAPLQPPAHV